ACGTGCCGAAGATCGTCGACTGGTACATGGAAGGCAAGATCAATATCGACGATCTCATCACGCATCATCTGAAGCTCGATCAGATCAACGACGGCTTCGACCTGATGAAAAAGGGCGAGTCCATCCGCTCGGTCGTCATCTATTGAGCGCGGAGGACGCCATGCTCGAACTCGTCGAGGAACACCGTTGTTTCGATGGCGTGCAGCGCATCTATCGGCACGAGTCGCGGTCCATCAGCCTGCCGATGCGCTTCTCGGTGTTTTTGCCCGCTGCTGCGTCGGCGTCGAAAGTGCCGGCGCTCTTCTATCTCGCCGGTCTTACGTGCACCGAAGAGACGTTTCCGATCAAGGCCGGCGCGCAGCGGTACGCGGCCGAGCATGGCATCGCGCTGATCGCGCCGGATACGTCGCCGCGCGGCGCGGACATTCCCGGCGAGAAGGACGCGTGGGATTTCGGCGTCGGCGCGGGCTTCTATGTCGATGCGACGCGCGAGCCGTGGCGCGAGCGGTATCGCATGTATTCGTACGTGACGCAGGATCTGCGCGAAGCGGTGCTGGCGGACTTGCCGGTACGCGAAGACCGGCTCGGCATCTTCGGGCATTCGATGGGCGGGCACGGCGCGCTCGTGCTCGCGCTGCGCAATCCGGATATGTACCGCAGCGTGTCCGCGTTCGCGCCCATTGCGGCGCCCTCGCAATGTCCGTGGGGCGTGAAGGCGTTCACCGGCTATCTCGGCGACGACCGCGACGCGTGGAAACAGTACGACGCGAGCGAACTCGTGAAGGGCGATGCAGCGTCACGCTTCGGAGGCGGCATTCTGATCGATCAAGGACTAGCCGATCAGTTTCTCGCCGAGCAGTTGCATCCCGATGTGTTCGAGCGCAACGCGCGCGAGGCGGGGCATAGCGTCACGGTGCGTCGTCACCAAGGGTATGACCACGGGTACTTCTTTATCTCGACGTTCATCGGCGAGCACATCGCGCATCATGCGCGGGTGCTCTGCCGTTGAGCGCGGCGCGGTTGCGGCAGCGGTCGGTCAGCTTCCACGCCGCGCCAGCAGGCTCGCCGCATAGACCACGGCGGCGAGCATCGTGATCCAGAAGCTCGTCGGCCAGTCGGTGTAATAGGCGAGCGTGAGGCCCGCCCACGCCTGTCCCAGCGCGAATAGCGCGGCGAGCAGCAGGCCCGTCGACAGGCGCGTGGTCACGTTCTGCGCGGCCGCTGCCGGCCCGACCATCAGCGCGAACACCAGCAGCACGCCGACGATCTGCGTGCACGCCGCCACCGCGAGCGCGGTGATCGCGAGAAACAGCACAGAGACGAGGCGCAGCGAGACGCCTTTTGCTTCGGCCAGTTCCGGCTGCAACGATGCGAAGAGCAGCGGCCGCATGATGACGCCCAGCGCAACGAGACTCACCGCCGCGAGTCCGGCGAGCACCACGAGCGTTTCGTGACTCACGCCGAGCACGTTGCCGAAGAGAAGCGCGGTGGCCTGCGTCGCGTACGCGGTGAAGAAGTGCAGAAACAGCAGCCCGAAGCCGAGCGACAGCGACAAAATCACGCCGATGGCGACGTCGCGCCCCGACAGCCGCTCGCCGAGCGCGCCCATGCCGACGCCCGCCGCGAGCGTGAAGCCGACCATGCCCCAGATGGGCGGCACGCCGAGCAGCACCGCGCCCGTCGCGCCGGTGAAGCCCACGTGCGACAGCGCGTGTCCCGCGAACGTCTGCCCGCGCATCACCAGAAAATACCCGACGATTCCCGCTAGCACCGCGACGATGCCCGACGCCGCGAAGGCGTTCACCATGAAGTCGTATTCAAACATCGTGCGTGTGCGTTCCCTTCTTGCCGTGGCTGTGCGTATGAGCGTGGTCGTGCTCGTGCTCATGTTCGTGCTGATGCTCGCCGCCTTCTTCATGCGCGTGATCGAGCTTGTCGATTTCCACGTCGCCCGACATCACGAAAATGCGGCCGTTCACGCGCATGACGTCGATGGTCGAGCCATAGAGACGCGAAAGCACGGGCTTCGTGATGACTTCATCGACGGTGCCGAGCGCCGCGCGCCCGTTGCCGAGATACAGCACGCGATCGAGCGAATTCAGAAGCGGATTCAGTTCGTGCGCGGAGAAAAGCACCGTGATATTGAGTTCGCGCTGCACGCGCCGCACGAGTTCCACGACGCTCGTCTGATGGCGCGGATCGAGGCTGATGAGCGGCTCGTCTAGCAACAACAGACGCGGGTTGCCGAGCAGACACTGCGCGAGCAAGAGCCGCTGGCGCTCGCCGCCCGA
The Caballeronia sp. M1242 DNA segment above includes these coding regions:
- the fghA gene encoding S-formylglutathione hydrolase — encoded protein: MLELVEEHRCFDGVQRIYRHESRSISLPMRFSVFLPAAASASKVPALFYLAGLTCTEETFPIKAGAQRYAAEHGIALIAPDTSPRGADIPGEKDAWDFGVGAGFYVDATREPWRERYRMYSYVTQDLREAVLADLPVREDRLGIFGHSMGGHGALVLALRNPDMYRSVSAFAPIAAPSQCPWGVKAFTGYLGDDRDAWKQYDASELVKGDAASRFGGGILIDQGLADQFLAEQLHPDVFERNAREAGHSVTVRRHQGYDHGYFFISTFIGEHIAHHARVLCR
- a CDS encoding metal ABC transporter permease → MFEYDFMVNAFAASGIVAVLAGIVGYFLVMRGQTFAGHALSHVGFTGATGAVLLGVPPIWGMVGFTLAAGVGMGALGERLSGRDVAIGVILSLSLGFGLLFLHFFTAYATQATALLFGNVLGVSHETLVVLAGLAAVSLVALGVIMRPLLFASLQPELAEAKGVSLRLVSVLFLAITALAVAACTQIVGVLLVFALMVGPAAAAQNVTTRLSTGLLLAALFALGQAWAGLTLAYYTDWPTSFWITMLAAVVYAASLLARRGS
- a CDS encoding metal ABC transporter ATP-binding protein codes for the protein MIRESKAALEVDRVTLELGGRAILNDASFAVHTGEFIGVLGPNGAGKTTLMRALLGLVPVASGAIRVNGEAVVRGNPSIGYMPQIRAGLANRRVLGRDFVAMAADGHRWGLPHRDARTRADVERVLDLVGARQLAARPLSELSGGERQRLLLAQCLLGNPRLLLLDEPLISLDPRHQTSVVELVRRVQRELNITVLFSAHELNPLLNSLDRVLYLGNGRAALGTVDEVITKPVLSRLYGSTIDVMRVNGRIFVMSGDVEIDKLDHAHEEGGEHQHEHEHEHDHAHTHSHGKKGTHTHDV